In the Acidovorax sp. A79 genome, one interval contains:
- a CDS encoding methyl-accepting chemotaxis protein: MFLNQLSIGKRLTLVLGVILALFLASSIVAVVRLGQLGAEIDTMVNDNVKTERAGSDWLRHTTSGVQRAAAIAKSSDASLIPYFAPATAASIRDTNELQKFIESKMDTPEEKQLFTKVGELRKSYLAAREEVSKFKQAGDAENANKVFTERFEPTSRSYLAGVQEMVDAQRAQLDAAGKRSEELRAQTTLLLQLCTAISLVLGGLLAWLLATSITRPLRHAEAIAESIADMDLTGAPQASYANDETGRLLRALDLMRSALHGSLQQVRGVVDSISTASTQIAIGNQDLSARTEQTAANLEETASSMEELTSTVRQSADSAVQANQMAASAAQVAQRGGEVVAQVVSTMDAINASSKKISDIIGTIDGIAFQTNILALNAAVEAARAGEQGRGFAVVASEVRSLAQRSAEAAKEIKTLIGQSVEKVESGAALVQNAGSTMDEIVSSVRRVTDIIGEISAAASEQSQGISQVNVAVNQLDQMTQQNAALVEESTAAAESLKDQAARLADVVGAFRLGAPSNTPRLR, encoded by the coding sequence ATGTTTCTCAATCAGTTGTCCATCGGCAAGCGCCTTACCCTGGTGCTCGGTGTGATCCTCGCGCTGTTCCTGGCGAGCAGCATCGTGGCGGTGGTCCGGCTGGGCCAGCTTGGCGCCGAGATCGACACCATGGTCAACGACAACGTCAAGACCGAACGGGCGGGCTCGGACTGGCTGCGCCACACCACGTCCGGGGTGCAGCGTGCCGCGGCCATCGCCAAGAGCAGCGATGCCAGCCTGATCCCGTACTTCGCGCCCGCCACGGCGGCTTCCATCCGCGACACCAATGAACTGCAGAAATTCATCGAGTCGAAAATGGACACGCCCGAGGAAAAGCAGCTGTTCACCAAGGTGGGCGAACTGCGCAAGAGCTATCTGGCCGCGCGGGAAGAGGTGAGCAAGTTCAAGCAGGCGGGTGACGCCGAGAACGCGAACAAGGTGTTCACCGAGCGCTTCGAGCCCACCTCGCGCAGCTACCTGGCCGGCGTGCAGGAGATGGTGGATGCCCAGCGCGCCCAGCTGGACGCCGCCGGCAAGCGCAGCGAAGAGCTGCGCGCGCAGACCACCTTGCTGCTGCAGCTGTGCACGGCCATCTCGCTGGTGCTCGGTGGGCTGCTGGCCTGGCTGCTGGCCACCAGCATCACGCGTCCTTTGCGCCACGCCGAGGCCATTGCCGAATCGATCGCCGACATGGACCTGACCGGTGCGCCGCAGGCCAGCTACGCCAACGACGAAACCGGCCGCCTGCTGCGGGCGCTGGACCTCATGCGCAGTGCGCTGCACGGCTCGCTGCAGCAGGTGCGTGGCGTGGTGGACAGCATCTCCACCGCCAGCACGCAGATCGCCATCGGCAACCAGGACCTGAGCGCGCGCACCGAGCAGACGGCCGCCAACCTCGAGGAAACGGCGAGCTCCATGGAAGAGCTCACCAGCACCGTGCGCCAGAGCGCCGACTCCGCCGTGCAGGCCAACCAGATGGCCGCATCGGCCGCCCAGGTGGCGCAGCGCGGCGGCGAGGTCGTGGCCCAGGTGGTGAGCACCATGGACGCGATCAACGCCAGCAGCAAGAAGATCAGCGACATCATCGGCACGATCGACGGCATCGCCTTCCAGACCAACATCCTGGCGCTGAACGCGGCGGTGGAAGCCGCCCGTGCGGGCGAACAGGGCCGCGGCTTTGCCGTGGTGGCCAGCGAAGTGCGCAGCCTGGCGCAGCGCAGCGCCGAAGCGGCCAAGGAGATCAAGACCCTGATCGGCCAGTCGGTGGAGAAGGTGGAATCGGGGGCCGCGCTCGTGCAGAACGCGGGCAGCACCATGGACGAGATCGTGAGCTCCGTGCGCCGCGTGACCGACATCATCGGCGAGATCAGCGCCGCCGCGTCGGAGCAGAGCCAGGGCATCAGCCAGGTGAACGTGGCCGTGAACCAGCTGGACCAGATGACGCAGCAGAACGCCGCCCTGGTGGAGGAGTCCACCGCCGCCGCCGAGAGCCTCAAGGACCAGGCCGCACGCCTGGCGGACGTGGTGGGCGCGTTCCGCCTCGGCGCGCCGTCGAACACGCCGCGGCTGCGCTGA
- a CDS encoding BMP family ABC transporter substrate-binding protein, with amino-acid sequence MYKNLATALRAACVSALAGAVFISPVFSQTGAAAPRAAPAEPVKAGFVYVSPITEAGWTRQHEEGRKAVEAALGSQVRTTFVENVAEGADAERVIRDLAATGHQIIFTPSFGYMEPTLKVAQDYPNVKFESITGYKTAANVAVANARYYEGRYLAGIAAGRMSKTGVAGYVAGFPIPEVLQGINAFTLGMRSVNPQATVKVVWINVWFDPPRERDAAMVLFNQDVDVIAFHTGSTAVMAAAQERGKMAVAYHSDMRRTGPDAQIVAVTHQWGPYYTERVRAVQSGTWKSAALWGGVREGMIRVGDFGSRVPAAVQQEVLAAQKAIGAGRLQPFRAGKAPVRDSEGHEVIAAGQALSDAQILQMNWLVEGVQGKLAR; translated from the coding sequence ATGTACAAAAACCTCGCCACCGCACTGCGTGCGGCTTGTGTGAGTGCGCTCGCGGGCGCCGTTTTCATCTCCCCCGTTTTTTCCCAGACTGGCGCGGCCGCTCCCAGGGCGGCGCCCGCCGAACCCGTCAAGGCTGGTTTCGTCTACGTCTCGCCCATCACCGAGGCGGGCTGGACGCGCCAGCACGAAGAAGGGCGCAAGGCGGTGGAGGCCGCGCTGGGCAGCCAGGTCAGGACGACCTTCGTCGAGAACGTGGCCGAGGGGGCCGATGCCGAGCGCGTGATCCGCGACCTGGCCGCCACGGGCCACCAGATCATCTTCACGCCCAGCTTCGGCTACATGGAGCCCACGCTCAAGGTCGCGCAGGACTACCCGAACGTGAAGTTCGAATCCATCACCGGCTACAAGACGGCCGCCAACGTGGCCGTGGCCAATGCGCGCTACTACGAAGGGCGCTACCTGGCGGGCATCGCGGCGGGCCGCATGAGCAAGACCGGCGTGGCGGGCTACGTGGCGGGATTCCCGATCCCCGAGGTGCTGCAGGGCATCAACGCGTTCACGCTGGGCATGCGTTCGGTGAACCCCCAGGCCACCGTGAAGGTGGTGTGGATCAACGTGTGGTTCGACCCGCCCAGGGAGCGCGATGCGGCCATGGTGCTCTTCAACCAGGACGTGGATGTGATCGCCTTTCACACCGGCTCCACGGCCGTGATGGCCGCCGCGCAGGAGCGCGGCAAGATGGCCGTGGCCTACCACTCGGACATGCGCCGCACCGGGCCCGATGCCCAGATCGTGGCCGTGACCCACCAGTGGGGCCCTTACTACACCGAGCGCGTGCGCGCCGTGCAGAGCGGCACCTGGAAAAGCGCCGCCCTCTGGGGCGGGGTGCGCGAGGGCATGATCCGCGTGGGCGACTTTGGCTCCCGGGTGCCGGCGGCCGTGCAGCAGGAGGTGCTGGCCGCGCAGAAGGCCATTGGCGCGGGCAGGCTGCAGCCGTTTCGCGCGGGCAAGGCCCCGGTGCGGGACAGCGAAGGGCACGAAGTGATCGCTGCGGGCCAGGCACTCTCCGATGCGCAGATCCTGCAGATGAACTGGCTGGTGGAAGGGGTGCAGGGCAAACTGGCGCGGTGA
- a CDS encoding Rieske 2Fe-2S domain-containing protein, with the protein MIEATLWHPVAPSEDVVQAPLAARLLERDIVLWRDGEGHARAFADQCPHRGARLSLGRVHEGRLECPYHGWQFAANGQCVHVPALPHFTPPATHCAHRHAVHEAHGLVWVRLEAGDAAPPAFAAEDDARLRKLNCGPYDVAASAPRIIENFLDMSHFGFVHEGWLGTREATAIDDYRVESLPTGLRATGCKAWQPQSNLHSTAPAQVEYTYEVTAPYAAVLTKVPEAGTTAVRDWREAIALFICPVTPVHSRVWFRLAVADFESPAEKLQAFQHTIFTQDQPVLESQVPRCLPLDLRAELHTAADKASSFYRRFLRHSGITFGVC; encoded by the coding sequence ATGATCGAAGCCACTCTCTGGCATCCTGTCGCGCCCTCGGAGGATGTCGTGCAGGCCCCGCTGGCCGCGCGCCTGCTGGAGCGCGACATCGTGCTCTGGCGCGATGGCGAGGGCCATGCGCGGGCCTTCGCGGACCAGTGCCCGCACCGGGGTGCGCGCCTGTCGCTCGGCCGCGTGCACGAGGGCCGGCTTGAATGTCCCTACCACGGCTGGCAGTTCGCCGCGAACGGCCAGTGTGTGCACGTGCCCGCGCTGCCGCATTTCACCCCGCCCGCCACGCACTGCGCCCACCGCCATGCCGTGCACGAGGCCCACGGCCTGGTGTGGGTGCGGCTCGAGGCCGGCGATGCCGCGCCGCCCGCCTTTGCCGCCGAGGACGATGCGCGCCTGCGCAAGCTCAACTGCGGCCCCTATGACGTGGCGGCGAGCGCGCCGCGCATCATCGAGAACTTCCTGGACATGTCGCACTTCGGCTTCGTGCACGAAGGCTGGCTGGGCACGCGCGAGGCCACGGCCATCGACGACTACCGCGTGGAGTCCCTGCCCACGGGCCTGCGCGCCACGGGCTGCAAGGCCTGGCAGCCCCAGTCCAACCTGCATTCGACCGCCCCGGCCCAGGTGGAGTACACCTATGAAGTCACGGCCCCCTATGCCGCGGTGCTGACCAAGGTGCCCGAGGCCGGCACCACCGCGGTACGGGATTGGCGCGAGGCGATCGCGCTGTTCATCTGCCCCGTGACGCCCGTGCACAGCCGCGTCTGGTTCCGCCTGGCGGTGGCGGATTTCGAGTCGCCGGCGGAAAAGCTGCAGGCGTTCCAGCACACCATCTTCACGCAGGACCAGCCCGTGCTGGAGTCGCAGGTGCCCCGGTGCTTGCCGCTGGACCTGCGGGCGGAGTTGCATACCGCCGCCGACAAGGCATCATCCTTCTACCGCCGCTTTCTGCGCCACAGCGGCATCACCTTTGGAGTCTGCTGA
- a CDS encoding helix-turn-helix transcriptional regulator, translating into MDAVCTRLQAGVFHSFTLDASGAPTPESTSNLESFGLHAGNMAEYETQHADNDRRLAATLRVAPGGVMLDHEHISAREAQRNPVYADWLVPLGLKHTAGIVVRMEGSARDLISFMRPRDAQPYAAGDKRFIEHLVPDIARAARLRARMLDLSHRASLSLAALDTLRQSVAVVDAQCRIHHANAAMERLLAAPGALRTRQGGMGCADGAAHAQLRQLVAAACASPGRAAVLALPEEGPQRLAVTVLPLQAHHAWAALRQVPMALVVAAIPGGAMAGMDHALVGDMLGLSPTEARLALLLASGKTVKDFAAIQGCTWNTARTHLANLLGKTGCRRQVELVQLLQALRVG; encoded by the coding sequence ATGGATGCAGTATGCACCCGGCTGCAGGCTGGCGTGTTCCACAGCTTCACGCTGGATGCCAGTGGCGCTCCCACGCCCGAAAGCACGAGCAATCTGGAAAGCTTCGGCCTGCATGCCGGCAACATGGCCGAATATGAAACCCAGCATGCGGACAACGACCGGCGCCTGGCGGCAACGCTGCGCGTCGCGCCGGGCGGTGTCATGCTCGATCATGAGCACATCAGCGCACGGGAAGCGCAGCGCAACCCCGTGTACGCGGACTGGCTCGTTCCACTGGGCCTCAAGCACACGGCGGGCATCGTCGTGCGCATGGAGGGCAGCGCGCGCGACCTCATCAGCTTCATGCGCCCCAGAGATGCTCAGCCCTATGCTGCGGGCGACAAGCGCTTCATCGAGCATCTGGTACCCGACATCGCCCGCGCTGCCAGGTTGCGTGCGCGCATGCTGGACTTGTCGCACCGCGCCAGCCTGAGCCTCGCGGCACTCGATACCCTGCGCCAGAGTGTCGCGGTAGTGGATGCGCAATGCCGCATCCACCACGCCAATGCCGCCATGGAGCGGCTACTGGCGGCACCCGGAGCATTGCGCACCCGGCAGGGGGGCATGGGCTGCGCCGACGGCGCGGCCCATGCGCAACTGCGCCAACTGGTTGCCGCCGCCTGCGCCAGCCCGGGCCGGGCCGCCGTCCTGGCCCTGCCGGAAGAGGGGCCGCAGCGGCTGGCCGTCACCGTGTTGCCGCTGCAGGCCCACCACGCCTGGGCCGCACTGCGCCAAGTGCCCATGGCACTGGTCGTGGCGGCCATACCCGGGGGCGCCATGGCCGGCATGGACCACGCGCTGGTGGGTGACATGCTGGGCCTGTCGCCCACCGAAGCCCGGCTGGCCCTGCTGCTGGCATCGGGCAAGACCGTCAAGGACTTCGCCGCCATCCAGGGCTGCACCTGGAATACCGCTCGCACTCACTTGGCCAATTTGTTGGGCAAGACAGGGTGCCGCAGGCAGGTGGAGCTGGTGCAATTGCTGCAGGCTCTGCGGGTCGGGTAG
- a CDS encoding helix-turn-helix transcriptional regulator, translated as MDAFNHAVGGFKFHQLALDHQLGTVVDSVASGGIDDAEAVATYEQHYAMTDERLPVVMGLCQGQAMLDHEHFSARDMSRSAIYAEWLASLGMKHTMVLMQRVEGTVQEYVGFMRHRDQRPFGDADRRLAQQLMPDLLRATRLRAQARPLARQAALGLAALDALPHGIAVVDAQCRVQHGNAAAARLLARDGSIGVRYGRLHCRDGASQARWQALVAAACAGAGPTAAGAIRPDGGLSRLVVTVLPLKAGHAAALRQVPMALVVLVDPDAPGGLTPGLLADMLGLSPTEARLALLLASGKTVKDFAAIQGCTWNTARAHLAQLLRRTGCRRQAELVGLLQSLRLG; from the coding sequence ATGGACGCCTTCAACCATGCCGTCGGCGGTTTCAAGTTCCACCAGCTTGCGCTGGACCACCAACTGGGCACGGTCGTGGACAGCGTTGCCAGCGGTGGCATTGACGACGCAGAAGCGGTCGCCACCTATGAACAGCACTACGCCATGACGGATGAGCGGTTACCCGTGGTCATGGGGCTGTGCCAAGGGCAGGCCATGCTCGACCATGAACACTTCAGCGCTCGCGACATGTCGCGCAGCGCCATCTACGCGGAATGGTTGGCCTCGCTGGGCATGAAGCACACCATGGTGCTGATGCAGCGCGTGGAAGGAACCGTGCAGGAATACGTGGGTTTCATGCGCCATCGGGACCAGCGCCCGTTCGGCGATGCCGACCGCCGCCTCGCGCAACAGCTCATGCCCGACCTGCTGCGCGCCACCCGCCTGCGCGCGCAGGCCAGGCCGCTGGCCCGCCAGGCGGCCCTGGGCCTGGCGGCGTTGGATGCCTTGCCGCACGGCATCGCGGTGGTGGATGCGCAATGTCGCGTGCAGCATGGCAATGCCGCCGCCGCCCGGCTGCTTGCTCGGGACGGTTCGATAGGCGTCCGGTACGGGCGGTTGCACTGCCGTGATGGCGCGTCCCAGGCCCGGTGGCAGGCTCTTGTGGCCGCTGCGTGCGCCGGTGCAGGACCCACCGCTGCAGGAGCCATCCGGCCTGATGGCGGCTTGTCTCGCCTTGTGGTCACGGTGCTGCCGCTTAAGGCTGGTCATGCAGCAGCGCTTCGCCAGGTGCCCATGGCCTTGGTGGTCCTGGTGGACCCGGACGCCCCTGGCGGCCTGACCCCTGGCCTGCTGGCCGACATGCTGGGTCTGTCGCCCACGGAAGCGCGTCTGGCGCTGCTGCTGGCATCGGGCAAGACCGTCAAGGATTTCGCCGCCATCCAGGGCTGCACCTGGAACACCGCCCGCGCGCATCTGGCGCAGCTTCTGCGGAGGACGGGCTGCCGCCGTCAGGCAGAACTGGTGGGCTTGCTGCAATCGCTCCGGCTGGGTTGA
- the dcd gene encoding dCTP deaminase — MSIKSDKWIRRMAAEHGMIEPFEPGQVREAEGRKIISYGTSSYGYDIRCAPEFKVFTNIHSTVVDPKNFDEKSFVDFHGDSCIIPPNSFALARTMEYFRIPRNVLTICLGKSTYARCGIIVNVTPFEPEWEGYVTLEFSNTTPLPARIYAGEGCAQVLFFESDKDDVCEVSYRDRGGKYQGQVGVTLPKA; from the coding sequence ATGAGCATCAAGAGCGACAAATGGATCCGCCGCATGGCGGCCGAGCACGGCATGATCGAGCCTTTCGAGCCAGGCCAGGTGCGCGAGGCCGAGGGCCGCAAGATCATCAGCTACGGAACCAGCAGCTATGGCTACGACATCCGCTGCGCGCCCGAATTCAAGGTGTTCACCAACATCCACAGCACCGTGGTGGACCCGAAGAACTTCGACGAGAAGAGCTTCGTGGACTTCCATGGCGACAGCTGCATCATCCCGCCCAACAGCTTCGCGCTGGCCCGCACGATGGAGTACTTCCGCATCCCGCGCAACGTGCTCACCATCTGCCTGGGCAAGAGCACGTATGCGCGCTGCGGCATCATCGTCAACGTGACCCCGTTCGAGCCCGAGTGGGAAGGCTACGTGACGCTGGAGTTCTCCAACACCACGCCGCTGCCCGCGCGCATCTACGCGGGCGAGGGCTGCGCGCAGGTGCTGTTCTTCGAGAGCGACAAGGACGACGTGTGCGAGGTGAGCTACCGCGACCGCGGGGGCAAGTACCAGGGCCAGGTGGGCGTGACCCTGCCCAAGGCCTGA
- a CDS encoding adenosine deaminase: MFKVPPISTERLPELLRAMPKAELHIHIEGSLEPELIFALAQRNELALPYDSVDALRSAYAFTNLQSFLDIYYAGASVLLHEQDFYDMARAYLGRAARDNVLHAEIFFDPQTHTARGVAMETVINGLHRACQDARTELGISATLILCFLRHLSEESAFETLEQAMPLIDKIVGVGLDSSEVGHPPEKFARAFARCRELGLHLVAHAGEEGPPAYIWSALDVLKVERIDHGVQAVHDAALMRRLAQDRIALTVCPLSNQKLCVFPNLADHNLGQLLDAGLAATVNSDDPAYFGGYINENFTQVFAAAGLTARHAYQLAFNSFEASFAGNADKRVWEHKLKEAFERCVEHDY; the protein is encoded by the coding sequence ATGTTTAAAGTGCCTCCCATCTCCACCGAACGCCTGCCCGAACTGCTGCGCGCCATGCCCAAGGCCGAGCTGCACATCCACATCGAGGGTTCGCTGGAGCCCGAACTCATCTTCGCGCTGGCGCAGCGCAACGAGCTGGCATTGCCCTATGACAGCGTGGACGCGCTGCGCAGCGCCTACGCGTTCACCAACCTGCAGAGCTTTCTGGACATCTACTACGCGGGCGCCAGCGTGCTGCTGCACGAGCAGGACTTCTACGACATGGCGCGCGCCTACCTGGGGCGCGCGGCGCGCGACAACGTGCTGCACGCCGAGATCTTCTTCGATCCCCAGACCCACACCGCGCGCGGCGTGGCCATGGAGACGGTCATCAACGGCCTGCACCGCGCCTGCCAGGACGCGCGCACCGAACTGGGCATCAGCGCGACCCTGATCCTGTGTTTCCTGCGCCACCTGAGCGAGGAGTCCGCGTTTGAAACGCTGGAACAGGCCATGCCGCTCATCGACAAGATCGTGGGCGTGGGGCTGGATTCCAGCGAGGTGGGCCACCCGCCCGAGAAGTTCGCGCGCGCGTTCGCACGCTGCCGTGAACTGGGCCTGCACCTGGTGGCGCATGCGGGCGAGGAGGGGCCTCCCGCCTACATCTGGAGCGCGCTGGATGTGCTCAAGGTCGAGCGCATCGACCACGGCGTGCAGGCCGTGCACGATGCCGCGCTGATGCGGCGCCTGGCGCAGGACCGCATCGCCCTCACGGTGTGCCCGCTGTCCAACCAGAAGCTGTGCGTGTTCCCCAACCTCGCCGACCACAACCTGGGCCAGCTGCTGGACGCCGGCCTTGCGGCCACGGTCAATTCGGACGACCCGGCTTACTTTGGCGGCTACATCAATGAGAACTTCACGCAGGTGTTCGCGGCTGCGGGCCTGACAGCCCGCCATGCCTACCAGCTGGCGTTCAACAGCTTCGAAGCGAGTTTTGCCGGCAACGCCGACAAGCGCGTGTGGGAACACAAGCTCAAGGAAGCCTTCGAGCGGTGCGTGGAGCACGACTACTGA
- the guaD gene encoding guanine deaminase translates to MPVYRSALLRFADDGTALYDEDGLLAVGPDAGGRQRVLAAGGWQALSHRYAGEPVVHLPGRILAPGFVDMHIHFPQTDVIGSPAEGLLPWLENYTFPHESRFVDPAYGAEVAGFFVDELLRNGVTTALAFATSHPASVDALFGEAQRRQMRLITGKVLQDRHSPDGVRDETEQSLLDTEALIQRWHGVDRLGYAITPRFAPTSTHEQLRGAGELAARYPDVWIQSHVAENRDEIRWARELFPDARSYLAVYDGFGLMRERAVYAHCIHFDDDDRALMRDTGTVAAVSPTSNLFLGSGFFDYAGADRVGFGYGLASDVGGGTSFSPFHTMLAAYYVGREGQSKQGLSLSPRQLWWRHTAGAAKALGLAGVVGNLQPGCEADFVVLNPEATPLLARKTRQARNLDELLFALIVLGDDRVVQETVISQAKYGSSA, encoded by the coding sequence ATGCCTGTCTACCGATCCGCCCTCCTGCGCTTTGCCGATGACGGCACGGCCCTCTACGATGAAGACGGCCTGCTGGCCGTGGGCCCCGACGCCGGCGGCCGCCAGCGGGTGCTGGCGGCGGGCGGGTGGCAGGCCTTGTCGCACCGGTACGCCGGCGAGCCCGTCGTCCACCTGCCGGGGCGCATTCTGGCGCCGGGCTTCGTGGACATGCACATCCACTTTCCGCAGACCGATGTGATTGGTTCCCCCGCCGAAGGCCTGCTGCCCTGGCTGGAGAACTACACCTTTCCGCACGAGTCGCGTTTTGTCGATCCGGCCTACGGTGCCGAGGTGGCGGGCTTCTTCGTCGACGAGCTGCTGCGCAACGGCGTGACCACGGCGCTGGCGTTCGCCACCTCGCACCCCGCATCCGTGGATGCGCTGTTTGGGGAGGCGCAGCGCCGGCAGATGCGCCTGATCACCGGCAAGGTGCTGCAGGACCGCCACTCGCCCGACGGCGTGCGCGACGAGACAGAGCAGAGCCTGCTCGACACCGAGGCCCTGATCCAGCGCTGGCACGGCGTGGACCGCCTGGGCTACGCGATCACGCCGCGGTTTGCACCCACCAGCACGCATGAACAGCTGCGCGGCGCGGGCGAGCTGGCCGCGCGCTACCCGGATGTATGGATCCAGTCGCATGTGGCCGAGAACCGCGACGAGATCCGCTGGGCGCGCGAGCTGTTTCCGGATGCGCGCAGCTACCTGGCGGTGTATGACGGCTTTGGCCTGATGCGCGAGCGCGCGGTGTACGCCCATTGCATCCACTTCGACGACGACGACCGGGCGCTGATGCGCGACACCGGCACCGTGGCGGCCGTCAGCCCCACCAGCAACCTCTTTCTGGGCAGCGGCTTCTTCGACTACGCGGGCGCGGACCGCGTGGGCTTTGGCTACGGCCTGGCCAGCGATGTGGGCGGGGGCACCAGCTTCAGCCCGTTCCACACCATGCTGGCGGCCTACTATGTGGGCCGCGAAGGGCAGAGCAAGCAGGGCCTGAGTTTGTCGCCCCGGCAGCTGTGGTGGCGGCACACGGCGGGGGCCGCGAAGGCGCTGGGCCTGGCGGGCGTGGTGGGCAATCTGCAGCCGGGCTGCGAGGCCGATTTTGTGGTGCTGAACCCTGAGGCCACCCCCCTTTTGGCGCGCAAGACCCGCCAGGCGCGCAACCTGGATGAGCTTTTGTTTGCGCTGATCGTGCTCGGCGACGACCGGGTGGTGCAGGAAACAGTGATTTCTCAAGCAAAATACGGCTCTAGCGCTTGA
- a CDS encoding helix-turn-helix transcriptional regulator: MREESIRRIAGFLYDGVLSPQGWYDGLDALRGSLGAGLFDYFTLDTASSQVFNGVDNQGKAGLLAEKLREYQNHYIGHDLRMAALAQMPVGQIMLDHEHISTPEMSRNIVYTDFLRPHGFQHTLGARVRDEGGARDFLGFIRPADHAPYGANDKALVHQLMPDLRRAAALRARASHMARQAALGLAALDTLPQALAVVDAQCRIQYGNPSAHRLLASTDALRVRHGRLHCSDAPDHAQLLQHIVQACGCQGPAAAGVQSLAGEHGRLVVTVLPLQASHAAAAHWQMPLALVVITNPAAPGGLNPDLIGEVLGLSPAEARLALLLASGKTVKDFAALQGCTWNTARAHLAQLLRRTGCRRQTELVGLLQSLRLG; the protein is encoded by the coding sequence ATGAGGGAAGAATCCATCCGCCGCATCGCTGGATTTCTGTACGACGGCGTGCTGTCTCCGCAAGGCTGGTATGACGGTCTCGATGCCCTGCGCGGGTCGCTAGGCGCCGGGCTGTTCGACTACTTCACGTTGGACACCGCCAGTTCCCAGGTGTTCAACGGCGTGGACAACCAAGGCAAGGCGGGCCTGCTCGCCGAGAAACTGCGCGAGTACCAAAATCATTACATCGGCCACGATCTGCGCATGGCCGCCCTGGCGCAAATGCCCGTGGGGCAAATCATGCTGGACCACGAGCACATCAGCACGCCCGAGATGTCGCGCAACATCGTGTACACCGACTTTCTACGCCCCCACGGCTTTCAACATACGCTGGGGGCGCGGGTGCGCGACGAAGGCGGCGCGCGCGATTTCCTGGGATTCATACGCCCGGCGGACCATGCGCCCTATGGAGCGAACGACAAGGCGCTGGTCCACCAACTGATGCCCGACCTGCGCCGCGCCGCCGCACTGCGCGCCCGCGCGAGCCACATGGCTCGGCAGGCCGCATTGGGGCTGGCGGCGCTCGACACGCTGCCGCAAGCCCTCGCCGTGGTCGATGCGCAATGCCGCATACAGTACGGCAACCCTTCAGCCCACCGCCTGCTGGCCAGCACCGATGCGCTGCGGGTGCGCCATGGACGGCTGCATTGCAGCGACGCTCCGGACCATGCGCAACTGCTGCAGCACATTGTGCAGGCTTGCGGATGCCAAGGGCCGGCCGCTGCTGGCGTGCAAAGCCTTGCGGGGGAGCATGGGCGGCTGGTGGTCACGGTTCTGCCGCTCCAGGCCAGCCACGCAGCGGCCGCGCATTGGCAAATGCCGCTGGCCCTGGTGGTGATCACCAACCCTGCGGCGCCTGGCGGCCTGAACCCGGACCTGATCGGCGAAGTGCTGGGCCTGTCGCCCGCCGAGGCGCGCCTGGCGTTGCTGCTGGCATCGGGCAAGACCGTCAAGGACTTCGCAGCCCTGCAGGGCTGCACTTGGAACACCGCCCGCGCGCACCTGGCGCAGCTCCTGCGCAGGACGGGCTGCCGCCGGCAGACGGAACTGGTCGGGCTGCTGCAGTCATTGCGGCTGGGTTGA